A stretch of the Desulfovibrio sp. X2 genome encodes the following:
- the lon gene encoding endopeptidase La — protein MADERTFILHGADEDLLQGGGLAVPAEDSAGDDGEKAKLDIPTELPVLPVRDIVVFNYMILPLFVGREKSVRAVDAALNSNRFILILTQRDEGVDEPGSDDLYDVGTVCMIMRMLKMPDGRLKVLVQGLTRARVKKFVSDDPYHLAEIEVLEEGELPETSTEVEALMRSSREQSEKIMALRGVSSQDIAGVLASVEEPGRLADLIASNLRMRVEEAQQILECTDHVDRLRLVNQQLLKEAEVASMQAKIQSMAKEGMDKAQKDYFLREQLKAIRKELGDTGDESEEFDELRKLIAKAGMPKDVRSEAEKQLSRLESMHPDSSEATVIRTYLDWMVELPWKKASKDRLDIKEARTILEEDHYGLPKVKERILEYLSVRKLNPQMKGPILCFVGPPGVGKTSLGRSIARALGRKFQRMSLGGMRDEAEIRGHRRTYIGAMPGRIIQNIKQAGTRNPVMMLDEIDKLGADFRGDPSSALLEVLDPEQNHTFQDHYLNVPFDLSKVMFICTANVLDTIPGPLRDRMEIIRIPGYTEQEKVRIATRYIFPRQAKENGLEPGEVRMSDQVLAKIIREYTREAGLRNLEREVGSVFRKLARRKAEGQKGPFRVTAASITKLLGIPPFRDEQHERDLPPGVANGLAWTPYGGEILHIEVSTMKGKGRLTLTGQLGDVMKESAQAAVSWARSKAETLGIDPKFSEKMDIHIHVPAGATPKDGPSAGVTLVTALISALTGQGICSDTAMTGEITLRGRVLPVGGIKEKILAAVAAGMKTVLIPRDNEKDLADVPAELRRKIEVKLVERMSEVWPLACAAKQGALPPKAGGATRKAPAEAAPKAAAKATPKAAAKPAKKTAASAGKKAKPGPAA, from the coding sequence ATGGCAGACGAACGCACCTTCATCCTGCACGGCGCGGACGAAGATCTGCTCCAGGGCGGCGGACTGGCCGTTCCGGCCGAGGATTCGGCCGGAGACGACGGCGAGAAGGCCAAGCTGGACATCCCCACCGAACTGCCGGTCCTGCCGGTGCGCGACATCGTCGTCTTCAACTACATGATCCTGCCCCTGTTCGTGGGCAGGGAGAAATCCGTGCGCGCCGTGGACGCGGCGCTCAATTCCAACCGCTTCATCCTCATCCTCACGCAGCGCGACGAGGGGGTGGACGAGCCCGGCTCGGACGACCTCTACGACGTCGGCACCGTGTGCATGATCATGCGCATGCTGAAGATGCCGGACGGGCGCCTGAAGGTCCTGGTGCAGGGGCTGACCCGGGCGCGCGTCAAGAAGTTCGTGTCCGACGATCCCTACCACCTGGCCGAGATCGAGGTCCTTGAGGAGGGCGAGCTGCCCGAGACCTCCACCGAGGTGGAGGCGCTCATGCGCTCCTCGCGCGAGCAGAGCGAGAAGATCATGGCCCTTCGCGGCGTCTCGAGCCAGGACATCGCGGGCGTGCTGGCCTCGGTCGAGGAGCCCGGCCGCCTGGCCGACCTCATCGCCTCCAACCTGCGCATGCGCGTGGAGGAGGCCCAGCAGATCCTCGAGTGCACCGACCACGTGGACCGGCTGCGCCTCGTGAACCAGCAGCTCCTGAAGGAGGCCGAGGTGGCCTCCATGCAGGCCAAGATCCAGTCCATGGCCAAGGAAGGGATGGACAAGGCGCAGAAGGACTACTTCCTGCGCGAGCAGCTGAAGGCCATCCGCAAGGAGCTCGGCGACACGGGCGACGAGTCCGAGGAGTTCGACGAGCTGCGCAAGCTGATCGCCAAGGCGGGCATGCCCAAGGACGTGCGGAGCGAGGCCGAGAAGCAGCTCTCGCGCCTGGAGTCCATGCACCCGGACTCCTCCGAGGCCACGGTCATCCGCACCTACCTCGACTGGATGGTGGAGCTGCCCTGGAAGAAGGCCTCCAAGGACCGCCTGGACATCAAGGAGGCCCGGACCATCCTCGAGGAGGACCACTACGGCCTGCCCAAGGTCAAGGAGCGCATCCTCGAGTACCTTTCCGTGCGCAAGCTGAATCCGCAGATGAAGGGCCCCATCCTCTGCTTCGTGGGCCCTCCGGGCGTGGGCAAGACCTCGCTCGGCCGCTCCATCGCGCGGGCGCTGGGACGCAAGTTCCAGCGCATGAGCCTTGGCGGCATGCGCGACGAGGCCGAGATCAGGGGACACCGCCGCACGTACATCGGCGCCATGCCCGGCCGCATCATCCAGAACATCAAGCAGGCCGGGACGCGCAACCCGGTGATGATGCTCGACGAGATCGACAAGCTCGGCGCGGACTTCAGGGGCGACCCGTCGTCCGCCCTGCTCGAGGTGCTGGATCCGGAACAGAACCACACCTTCCAGGACCACTACCTGAACGTGCCCTTCGACCTCTCCAAGGTCATGTTCATCTGCACGGCCAACGTGCTGGACACCATCCCCGGCCCCTTACGCGACCGCATGGAGATCATCCGCATCCCGGGCTACACCGAGCAGGAGAAGGTGCGCATCGCCACGCGCTACATCTTCCCGCGCCAGGCCAAGGAGAACGGCCTCGAGCCGGGCGAGGTCAGGATGTCCGACCAGGTGCTCGCCAAAATCATCCGCGAGTACACGCGCGAGGCCGGGCTGCGCAATCTCGAGCGCGAGGTGGGCTCCGTCTTCAGGAAGCTCGCCCGACGCAAGGCCGAGGGCCAGAAGGGCCCCTTCCGGGTCACCGCGGCCTCGATCACCAAGCTCCTGGGCATCCCGCCCTTCCGCGACGAGCAGCACGAGCGCGACCTGCCTCCGGGCGTGGCCAACGGCCTGGCCTGGACCCCCTACGGCGGCGAGATCCTGCACATCGAGGTCTCGACCATGAAGGGCAAGGGCCGGCTCACGCTCACCGGCCAGCTCGGCGACGTGATGAAGGAATCCGCCCAGGCAGCGGTCTCGTGGGCCAGGTCCAAGGCCGAGACGCTGGGCATCGACCCCAAGTTCTCGGAGAAGATGGACATCCACATCCACGTTCCGGCCGGGGCCACGCCCAAGGACGGACCGTCCGCGGGAGTCACCCTGGTCACGGCGCTCATCTCCGCGCTCACGGGCCAGGGCATCTGCAGCGACACGGCCATGACCGGCGAGATCACCCTGCGCGGCCGCGTGCTGCCCGTGGGCGGCATCAAGGAGAAGATCCTGGCCGCCGTGGCCGCGGGCATGAAGACCGTGCTCATCCCGCGGGACAACGAAAAGGACCTCGCGGACGTGCCCGCGGAGCTTCGGCGCAAGATCGAGGTCAAGCTGGTGGAACGCATGAGCGAGGTCTGGCCCCTGGCCTGCGCCGCGAAGCAGGGCGCCCTGCCGCCCAAGGCGGGCGGGGCGACCAGGAAAGCCCCTGCCGAGGCTGCGCCCAAGGCTGCTGCCAAGGCGACTCCCAAGGCGGCCGCGAAACCGGCCAAGAAGACCGCCGCAAGCGCCGGGAAGAAGGCCAAGCCCGGACCTGCCGCATAA